In Indioceanicola profundi, the genomic stretch AATTTCGCGCCGCGCGGCTGGGCCTTCTGCCAGGGCCAGATCATGTCGATCAGCACCAATTCGGCGCTGTTCTCGCTGCTAGGCGTCGTCTATGGCGGCAACGGGCAGACCACTTTCGGGCTTCCGAATCTGGCGGGACGCGTTCCGGTCGGGCAGGGGCAGTCGGCGGGCACCAGCTCCTATGTGCTGGGTCAGACGTCCGGGACTGAGACCGTGACCCTGACGACCGCGCAGATGCCGATGCATAATCACGGCGCCACGGTAACGTTTACTGGCGCTCCTAGCGTTTCTCTTCAGGCGAGCCAATCGCAGGCTACATCTGAAAAGCCGGATGCCGGCTCGCTTCTCGCCGACGCGGCACCGGCGATCGGCACCGCAGCTGGTCCGAAGATCTATGTAGCTAGCGGCGACACGGGCGATAGGGTCACGCTTGGAGGAGTTTCTGGGAACGCTGGAACCCTCGCGGGAACGGTCGCCGTCGCGCCGAATGGCAGCAGCCAGCCCTTCACGGTCGTGCAGCCCTATCAGGTGCTGAACTACGTAATCGCGCTGGAAGGCGTGTTCCCCTCGCGGAACTGATCGGCCGGACATGGAAGGGGCCGCGGTGACGACG encodes the following:
- a CDS encoding phage tail protein, encoding MSEPFLGTVMIWAPNFAPRGWAFCQGQIMSISTNSALFSLLGVVYGGNGQTTFGLPNLAGRVPVGQGQSAGTSSYVLGQTSGTETVTLTTAQMPMHNHGATVTFTGAPSVSLQASQSQATSEKPDAGSLLADAAPAIGTAAGPKIYVASGDTGDRVTLGGVSGNAGTLAGTVAVAPNGSSQPFTVVQPYQVLNYVIALEGVFPSRN